The following are from one region of the Paenibacillus sp. JZ16 genome:
- a CDS encoding ABC transporter permease translates to MSNLLPLIKNECIKIIKRKRFYVVLLVLLVLVPMFTYAQMKSAERSREKFNSDWRLELQQRITDNENSLSSDRVPDEWKRYRQIFIQQMQYYLQHDVNPNQPNGVTFTREFLNNAISLFIPLLIMAIASDIVSGERTTGTIKMLLTRPVKRWKVLLSKLIALIMFTSLIVVSTFVIAYLISGLAFGYKGFDIPVFTGFQIVGSDVDMSGVHAVPQWKYLLMQGGLVWFVGVCVGMLAFMVSVLVRSTAASIVIMMAALIAGNILTNMASAWSSAKYLFMVNLNLTNYLAGNLPPIEGMTLNFSLAVLAVWAICAVIVSFSVFTRRDILN, encoded by the coding sequence TTGAGTAACCTGTTGCCCCTGATCAAAAACGAGTGCATCAAAATTATCAAACGAAAGCGGTTTTATGTTGTCCTTCTCGTTCTTCTTGTTCTGGTTCCTATGTTTACTTATGCCCAGATGAAGTCAGCTGAACGGAGCCGGGAGAAGTTCAACAGTGATTGGCGGCTTGAACTTCAGCAGCGAATCACGGATAATGAGAATTCGCTTAGCAGTGACAGGGTGCCGGATGAATGGAAACGATATAGGCAAATCTTTATTCAGCAAATGCAGTATTATTTGCAGCATGATGTGAATCCTAATCAACCAAACGGGGTTACGTTTACACGGGAATTTTTGAATAATGCGATATCCCTGTTTATCCCGCTGCTCATTATGGCTATCGCCTCGGATATCGTCTCCGGTGAACGGACGACCGGTACCATCAAAATGCTGCTGACAAGGCCTGTGAAGCGATGGAAGGTGCTGCTCAGCAAACTGATCGCCTTGATCATGTTTACGTCTCTTATTGTCGTTTCCACCTTTGTCATAGCCTATCTGATCTCCGGCCTAGCCTTCGGATACAAGGGATTTGACATACCGGTATTCACGGGATTCCAAATTGTTGGGTCTGATGTGGATATGTCCGGCGTTCATGCTGTTCCACAGTGGAAGTATTTGCTGATGCAGGGTGGATTGGTGTGGTTTGTCGGCGTATGCGTCGGTATGCTGGCTTTTATGGTGTCCGTGCTGGTTCGAAGCACGGCGGCGAGCATTGTGATCATGATGGCCGCATTGATTGCCGGAAATATTCTGACGAATATGGCATCGGCCTGGAGCAGCGCGAAATATTTGTTCATGGTAAACCTCAATTTAACGAATTATTTAGCAGGCAATTTGCCGCCAATTGAGGGGATGACTTTGAATTTTTCCCTTGCCGTATTGGCCGTCTGGGCCATTTGTGCGGTTATTGTTTCATTCAGTGTCTTTACGAGAAGGGATATCTTGAATTAA
- a CDS encoding lytic polysaccharide monooxygenase, producing MDQVQYQTNRRLHLKPLWIFLGSTLLFFTIMIITASSVSAHGYIESPASRGYKCKLGENTNCGRIIYEPHSLEGKGNFPVGGPADGQIAGAGIFHELNEQSPTRWSKVNMNGGPNTFKWVLTAAHATSDWKYYITKKGWDSSKPLARADLELFCSFNDGGKRPPNTVTHTCNVPTDRTGYYLILAVWEIADTGNAFYNVIDVNLNNGSGNQDTQAPTVPGNLRSTGVTSTSISLSWNAATDNVGVTGYEIYQGSNLVTTVSGSTLSHTVTGLQASTSYTFTVKARDGAGNVSTASNPLTIATSNPVPDTQAPTAPANLRSVGSTSTSVSLAWNNSTDNVGVSGYEVYRGTTLVTTVSGGTLSYTVGGLSPNTAYSFTVKARDAAGNVSAASNELQVTTADGSTPETPAWAPNTSYQLGALVTYGDNTYECRQAHTSLPGWEPSNVPALWLLKS from the coding sequence ATGGATCAGGTTCAATATCAAACAAATCGCCGCTTGCATTTGAAACCGCTGTGGATTTTTTTAGGAAGCACGCTGTTGTTCTTCACCATCATGATCATCACGGCAAGCAGCGTCTCCGCTCATGGGTATATTGAATCACCAGCCAGTCGTGGTTATAAGTGTAAGCTCGGAGAGAACACCAACTGCGGCAGAATCATATATGAACCGCATTCCCTCGAGGGAAAAGGTAACTTCCCCGTCGGTGGACCGGCGGATGGTCAGATTGCTGGTGCTGGAATTTTTCACGAGCTCAATGAACAATCACCTACCCGCTGGAGTAAAGTGAACATGAATGGCGGACCCAATACATTTAAATGGGTGCTGACCGCAGCTCACGCCACATCCGATTGGAAATATTATATTACGAAAAAAGGCTGGGATTCCAGCAAACCCCTCGCACGCGCAGATCTCGAATTGTTCTGCTCCTTCAATGACGGTGGCAAACGTCCGCCGAACACCGTAACCCACACCTGTAATGTTCCTACCGACCGCACCGGCTACTATCTGATCTTGGCTGTGTGGGAGATCGCCGATACAGGCAACGCCTTCTATAACGTAATCGATGTGAACCTGAATAACGGCAGCGGAAATCAGGACACGCAAGCTCCAACCGTACCCGGTAACTTAAGATCCACAGGCGTCACCAGCACCAGCATCTCGCTCTCCTGGAACGCTGCCACGGATAATGTGGGGGTAACAGGTTATGAAATCTATCAAGGATCTAATCTAGTAACAACCGTATCAGGATCAACCTTAAGCCATACCGTCACCGGTCTGCAAGCGTCAACCTCCTATACCTTTACGGTAAAAGCACGCGATGGAGCAGGCAATGTCTCCACGGCGAGCAATCCGTTAACGATTGCCACATCCAATCCGGTACCGGACACTCAAGCTCCGACGGCTCCCGCCAATCTACGATCAGTCGGCTCTACTTCAACCAGCGTATCATTAGCCTGGAACAATTCCACGGATAATGTCGGCGTTAGCGGCTATGAGGTTTATCGGGGCACAACGCTGGTGACCACGGTATCCGGCGGCACGCTTTCCTATACGGTCGGCGGGTTATCACCCAACACAGCCTATAGCTTCACTGTTAAAGCTCGTGATGCGGCTGGCAACGTCTCCGCTGCAAGCAATGAACTGCAAGTTACCACGGCGGACGGCTCCACACCGGAAACTCCGGCTTGGGCACCAAACACTTCATACCAGCTAGGAGCCTTAGTCACATATGGCGACAACACCTATGAGTGCCGGCAAGCCCACACGTCCCTGCCTGGTTGGGAACCCTCCAACGTGCCGGCTTTATGGTTGCTTAAGTCATAA
- a CDS encoding ABC transporter ATP-binding protein, with product MNEQAQEIVLSVQHVKKKIGRKWIIHDVSFDVRAGEIFGFLGPNGAGKTTTIRMLVDLIKPTSGKIEVCGYDVNRQQEQALRYIGSIVENPEMYSYMTGWENLEHFARMQPGIDQQRIQEVVDTVRLDRRIHDKVSTYSLGMRQRLGIAQALLGRPRLLILDEPTNGLDPKGIKEMRQFIHRLAEEGLAVFVSSHLLSEIQLLCDRVAIISSGRVLAVGEVEELIAGNSDHVIWDLNPAVQGKRILQKLDYCHIVERPEDVLDDNLLAGMSPDAVVTRMSTTYTSRAVERLVAAGVQVREVHRINPTLEQLFLQMTEGESIE from the coding sequence ATGAATGAACAAGCTCAAGAAATCGTGTTATCTGTCCAGCATGTAAAAAAGAAAATCGGTCGAAAATGGATTATACATGATGTGTCGTTCGACGTGCGCGCAGGCGAAATTTTCGGGTTCTTGGGGCCGAACGGGGCAGGAAAGACGACCACGATCCGGATGCTGGTTGATCTGATCAAACCGACCTCCGGCAAGATCGAGGTCTGCGGTTATGATGTGAACCGCCAGCAGGAGCAGGCGCTGCGTTATATCGGTTCCATCGTGGAGAATCCTGAAATGTATTCATATATGACGGGGTGGGAAAATCTTGAGCATTTTGCGCGAATGCAGCCCGGCATTGACCAGCAGCGAATACAGGAAGTTGTGGATACGGTGAGATTGGATCGAAGAATTCATGACAAGGTGAGCACGTATTCTCTGGGAATGCGGCAGCGGCTCGGGATAGCCCAAGCCCTGCTCGGCAGACCGAGGCTGCTCATTCTTGACGAGCCGACAAACGGTCTTGATCCGAAAGGGATCAAAGAGATGCGGCAGTTCATCCATCGGTTAGCCGAGGAAGGGTTGGCTGTTTTTGTCTCGAGTCATCTGCTGAGCGAAATCCAGCTGTTATGCGATCGCGTGGCGATCATCAGCAGCGGAAGAGTGCTTGCGGTTGGCGAGGTCGAAGAATTGATTGCCGGCAACAGCGATCATGTGATCTGGGATCTGAATCCCGCCGTGCAAGGGAAACGGATATTGCAAAAGCTGGATTATTGCCACATCGTCGAACGCCCCGAGGACGTGCTCGACGATAATTTGCTCGCAGGCATGTCTCCGGACGCTGTTGTGACCCGTATGAGCACTACATACACGTCAAGAGCTGTGGAACGGCTGGTAGCTGCGGGAGTACAGGTCCGGGAGGTTCATCGGATCAATCCTACGCTGGAGCAGCTGTTCCTGCAGATGACGGAGGGTGAGAGTATTGAGTAA
- a CDS encoding GNAT family N-acetyltransferase, translating to MSIESVLSAPALLIRNFEKNDLEAVTSLMRELNYPTTLNVMRERMEAMNDNPLYGNLIAEVDGVVVGMIMLRQVKSFTMTEPVTQITSVIVTSSYRGQGIGKRLIRGAETWGRQHGSHLLFLTSGNREELAPAHAFYEHIGFEKAGYQFSKKL from the coding sequence ATGAGCATCGAAAGCGTATTATCTGCGCCTGCACTGCTGATTCGAAACTTTGAGAAGAATGATTTGGAAGCTGTCACATCCTTGATGCGCGAACTGAATTATCCGACCACGCTGAATGTCATGCGTGAACGGATGGAAGCGATGAACGACAATCCTTTGTACGGCAATCTGATTGCTGAAGTTGATGGTGTTGTTGTTGGTATGATCATGCTTCGTCAAGTCAAATCCTTCACTATGACCGAACCGGTCACTCAAATTACTTCGGTTATTGTAACCTCAAGCTACCGCGGCCAAGGAATTGGCAAAAGATTGATTCGCGGTGCAGAGACATGGGGAAGACAGCATGGTAGCCACCTCTTGTTTCTCACAAGCGGCAACCGGGAAGAACTTGCTCCCGCACATGCATTTTATGAGCATATTGGATTTGAAAAGGCTGGATATCAGTTTAGTAAAAAGCTGTAA
- the parE gene encoding DNA topoisomerase IV subunit B, with product MVEQIDMFAESSKNGGNNRSGYDADDIQVLEGLVAVRKRPGMYIGSTSSSGLHHLVWEIVDNAVDEHLAKYCSRIEITLHKDGSATVYDNGRGIPTGMHKTGIPTPQVVFTILHAGGKFGGSGYKKSGGLHGVGASVTNALSEWLEVEIYRDGKIHRQRFEYWQDKKGKEHVGEPVTGLEVLGNTNKTGTKITFKPDARVFTAGTHLNYDTLAERLQEIAFLNSGLRIVLKDERSGNGEEFFYEGGASQFVQFLNEGKDVLHDVIHFYAEKDDIEVEIALQYNAGYTETLASFVNSIPTRGGGTHETGFKTAYTRVMNDYARKNNLLKEKDKNLEGNDLREGMMTVISVKMAEVEFVGQTKDQLGSASARSAVDSIVTEKMQIFLEENPQIAQTLLKKAIQASKAREAARKARDEMRSGKKRSESSNLGGKLTPAQSKDFTRTELFIVEGDSAGGSAKQGRDSKIQAILPLKGKPMNPEKSKLADILKNDEYRAIVSAIGAGIGTEFTAGDSNYSKIIIMTDADTDGAHIQVLLLTFFYRYMKPLIDEGRVYLAQPPLYKIASKSGKLETVRYAWTDEQLANYLKEFKNFELQRYKGLGEMNPEQLWETTMNPETRTLLQVQIDDAAKAERRVSTLMGDKVDPRKRWIVENVNFAEFEE from the coding sequence ATGGTCGAACAGATCGATATGTTTGCAGAGTCATCGAAGAACGGCGGTAACAACCGTTCAGGATACGATGCTGACGACATTCAAGTGCTCGAAGGCCTCGTTGCGGTGCGCAAACGGCCAGGCATGTACATAGGGAGCACAAGCTCGTCAGGCTTGCATCATCTGGTATGGGAAATTGTGGACAACGCCGTAGACGAGCATTTGGCCAAGTACTGCTCGAGAATTGAAATTACATTGCATAAAGACGGATCCGCGACGGTATACGACAACGGACGCGGTATTCCAACCGGAATGCACAAGACAGGCATCCCCACCCCGCAGGTTGTATTTACGATTTTGCATGCCGGCGGTAAATTCGGTGGTTCCGGATATAAGAAGTCCGGCGGTCTTCATGGCGTTGGCGCATCCGTAACCAATGCGCTGTCCGAGTGGCTGGAGGTGGAAATTTACCGTGACGGTAAAATTCATCGCCAACGATTTGAATACTGGCAGGACAAAAAAGGAAAAGAGCATGTCGGGGAACCTGTAACGGGTCTTGAGGTGCTTGGCAATACGAACAAAACAGGGACGAAGATTACGTTTAAACCGGATGCGCGCGTGTTTACCGCGGGAACGCATCTGAACTACGACACGCTTGCAGAGCGCTTACAGGAAATTGCCTTCCTGAACTCCGGACTCCGGATTGTATTGAAAGACGAGCGCAGCGGCAACGGGGAAGAGTTTTTCTATGAAGGCGGCGCAAGCCAGTTCGTTCAGTTCCTGAATGAAGGCAAGGACGTGCTGCATGATGTGATCCATTTTTACGCGGAGAAGGATGATATCGAAGTTGAAATCGCCCTTCAATATAATGCGGGATATACCGAAACGTTGGCTTCTTTCGTTAACTCCATCCCGACGCGCGGGGGTGGTACGCATGAGACGGGTTTTAAGACAGCTTACACCCGTGTCATGAATGATTATGCCCGCAAGAACAATCTTTTGAAGGAAAAGGACAAGAACCTGGAAGGCAATGATCTTCGGGAAGGCATGATGACCGTGATCAGCGTCAAGATGGCTGAGGTCGAATTTGTCGGACAGACCAAGGACCAGCTGGGAAGCGCTTCTGCACGCAGTGCGGTTGACAGCATTGTCACCGAGAAGATGCAAATCTTCCTCGAGGAGAATCCGCAGATCGCACAAACGCTGCTGAAGAAGGCCATCCAGGCTTCCAAAGCGCGTGAAGCGGCCCGTAAAGCAAGGGACGAGATGCGCAGCGGCAAGAAGCGAAGCGAAAGCTCCAATCTGGGCGGCAAGCTGACGCCTGCGCAGTCCAAGGACTTTACGAGAACCGAATTGTTTATAGTCGAAGGGGACTCCGCTGGCGGTTCTGCGAAGCAGGGACGGGATTCGAAAATCCAGGCTATACTGCCTCTTAAAGGGAAACCGATGAATCCGGAGAAATCGAAGCTGGCCGACATCCTGAAGAATGATGAATACCGAGCAATTGTATCTGCCATTGGTGCAGGGATCGGTACGGAGTTTACCGCCGGGGACAGCAATTATTCGAAAATCATCATCATGACGGATGCGGATACGGATGGCGCTCATATTCAGGTGCTGCTGCTTACGTTCTTCTACAGATACATGAAACCTTTAATTGATGAAGGCCGCGTCTACCTTGCGCAGCCTCCTCTGTATAAAATCGCCAGCAAATCCGGGAAGCTGGAAACCGTTCGGTATGCCTGGACGGATGAGCAGCTGGCTAATTATTTGAAGGAATTCAAAAACTTTGAGCTGCAGCGTTACAAAGGTCTGGGCGAGATGAACCCGGAGCAATTATGGGAAACGACGATGAACCCGGAAACACGGACATTGCTGCAGGTACAAATCGATGATGCTGCCAAAGCGGAGCGTCGTGTGTCTACGCTGATGGGAGATAAAGTAGATCCCCGCAAACGGTGGATCGTAGAAAATGTCAACTTCGCAGAGTTTGAGGAATAG
- a CDS encoding CAP domain-containing protein: MNNHWIKKIAGGSIAAVLAVGIMLPTTASAAPAESNNYVNWQQKIQKFLESQGFESQFKWVVQKPQTEKPQADKPVETPQTSKPETTKPEATQPETSKPETSKPETSAPSTKPSQPSEPAGTTEQSNFASEVVTLVNKERANAGLKPLTVHAKLTTVALDKAKDMSNNNYFSHTSPTHGSPFDMMKAYGISYGYAGENIAKGQRTPQEVMNSWMNSQGHRENILSPNFTMIGVGYYNGYWVQEFISQ, translated from the coding sequence ATGAACAACCATTGGATAAAGAAAATCGCAGGCGGCAGCATTGCTGCTGTACTGGCTGTCGGTATCATGCTGCCCACTACGGCATCCGCAGCACCTGCTGAGAGCAATAATTATGTAAATTGGCAGCAAAAGATCCAGAAGTTCCTGGAAAGCCAAGGTTTTGAATCCCAGTTTAAATGGGTGGTTCAGAAGCCGCAAACGGAAAAACCTCAGGCAGACAAACCTGTTGAAACTCCGCAAACCAGCAAGCCAGAAACCACTAAACCAGAAGCGACGCAACCTGAAACCAGCAAACCGGAAACAAGCAAGCCTGAGACTAGCGCTCCATCTACAAAACCGTCCCAGCCTTCCGAGCCTGCGGGTACAACGGAACAATCGAATTTTGCTTCCGAGGTTGTCACATTGGTGAACAAAGAACGTGCGAATGCAGGTCTGAAGCCGCTCACGGTCCATGCTAAGCTAACAACCGTAGCGCTGGATAAAGCGAAGGATATGAGTAATAACAATTACTTCAGCCACACTTCACCGACACATGGTTCGCCATTTGATATGATGAAAGCTTACGGTATTTCTTACGGCTATGCCGGCGAGAATATTGCTAAAGGGCAACGTACGCCTCAAGAAGTAATGAACTCCTGGATGAATAGCCAAGGTCATCGTGAAAACATCCTGTCTCCGAATTTCACCATGATCGGTGTTGGATATTATAACGGATATTGGGTTCAAGAATTCATCAGTCAATAA
- the gyrA gene encoding DNA gyrase subunit A, which translates to MSLSEQFLPAFLEEVVGDRFGRYSKYIIQDRAIPDVRDGLKPVQRRILYAMYDSGNTPDKPYRKSAKTVGDVMGNYHPHGDSSIYEGMVRMAQPWKMGHVLVDGHGNWGSQDDDPAAAMRYTEARLSPIAMELLRDIEKRTVLFKDNFDNTAKEPVVLPSRYPNLLVNGASGISAGFATEIPPHNLREVIDACIAVMQKPEIELAEIMTFIKGPDFPTSGIIMGGEGILDAYRTGKGRVYLRSKTDIESLRGGKQQIVITEIPYQVVKSRLVTTMENIRLEKKVEGIAEVRDESGREGLRIVVELKKDADANGILAYLFKKTDLQITYNFNMVAIVNKTPQQLGLKDMLSAYIQHQREVVTHRTQYELEKAEDRAHVLEGLVKALNILDEVIAAIKASKNRQDAQNNLQWMFGFTERQADSILTLQLYRLTNLEIHSLQKELDELMKKIEGLRAILDSDKKLIAVIRKELLEIREKYGIDRRSVIQEEVEEIKVNLEVLVNAEDVLVTLSNEGYIKRTSMLSFTRSGGELESSGVKEGDYITRLFEVNTLENLLIFTSRGQYFLLPVHQIPEYKWKDAGTAIVNVIQVPKEDHIVSVIPVSNFEEEGKSLVFVSRKGQVKRTELKEYVTKRAGAVAAAKVAAEDSIIQVVVSDNNKDIVLISKEGMSIRFNEQEVNAMGRVSGGVRGIQLRDGDEVVAALWVENDEGEILTITDLGYGKRSLLLDYQTQSRGGKGMATFEFKEGKRVKPNGSAIVGAFYCREPLQIMAYSEDGQAHLIHTEKVPIAERKSIGKLLAEVGKQGRIVDLVTLPHAESGKES; encoded by the coding sequence ATGAGTTTATCTGAGCAATTTTTGCCGGCTTTTCTGGAAGAGGTCGTAGGTGATCGATTTGGCCGGTATTCCAAGTATATTATTCAGGACCGAGCGATCCCGGACGTTCGTGACGGGCTGAAGCCCGTTCAGCGCCGGATCCTGTATGCCATGTACGATTCGGGTAACACACCGGATAAACCATACCGTAAATCGGCGAAAACCGTCGGGGATGTCATGGGTAATTACCATCCGCACGGGGACTCATCGATTTATGAAGGTATGGTTCGGATGGCTCAGCCATGGAAGATGGGACATGTGCTCGTGGACGGCCACGGAAACTGGGGTTCCCAGGATGATGATCCCGCCGCAGCGATGCGTTATACCGAGGCAAGGCTATCGCCGATTGCCATGGAGCTGCTTCGGGATATCGAGAAGCGGACCGTACTGTTTAAGGATAATTTTGATAACACGGCCAAGGAACCGGTTGTGCTGCCTTCACGGTACCCAAACCTGCTTGTGAACGGAGCTAGCGGGATATCCGCGGGTTTTGCCACTGAAATCCCGCCTCACAATCTGCGGGAAGTGATCGATGCTTGTATTGCCGTAATGCAGAAGCCGGAGATTGAGCTGGCGGAGATTATGACCTTTATCAAAGGTCCGGACTTCCCGACCAGCGGAATCATCATGGGCGGCGAAGGCATTTTGGACGCCTATCGGACAGGCAAAGGCCGCGTTTATCTACGGTCGAAGACGGACATTGAATCGCTTCGCGGCGGCAAGCAGCAGATTGTCATCACGGAAATTCCTTATCAGGTCGTTAAGTCACGGCTTGTTACCACGATGGAGAACATACGACTGGAGAAAAAAGTCGAGGGCATCGCCGAGGTTCGCGATGAGAGCGGACGAGAAGGACTTCGCATCGTCGTTGAGCTGAAGAAGGATGCCGACGCAAACGGGATTCTTGCTTATTTGTTCAAGAAAACCGATCTGCAAATAACGTACAACTTCAATATGGTTGCAATCGTGAATAAAACCCCTCAACAGCTGGGGCTTAAAGACATGTTATCTGCCTATATCCAGCATCAGCGTGAGGTCGTCACGCACCGGACCCAGTATGAGCTGGAGAAAGCAGAGGATCGGGCGCACGTATTGGAAGGCCTGGTTAAGGCTTTAAATATCCTGGATGAGGTCATTGCGGCGATCAAAGCGTCCAAGAATCGCCAGGATGCCCAGAACAATCTGCAATGGATGTTCGGTTTCACGGAGAGACAAGCCGATTCCATATTGACCTTGCAATTATACCGCCTTACGAACCTTGAAATTCATTCCCTGCAAAAAGAGCTGGACGAGTTAATGAAGAAAATCGAGGGCTTGCGTGCGATACTGGACAGCGATAAGAAGCTGATTGCCGTCATTCGCAAAGAGCTGCTTGAAATTCGCGAGAAATACGGCATCGACCGGCGTTCTGTCATTCAGGAAGAAGTGGAAGAGATCAAGGTTAATCTTGAAGTGCTGGTGAACGCAGAGGACGTGCTCGTAACTCTGTCTAATGAAGGCTACATCAAGCGCACCAGCATGTTATCCTTCACCCGAAGCGGCGGTGAGCTGGAAAGCTCAGGCGTTAAGGAAGGGGATTACATCACACGTCTGTTTGAAGTCAATACCCTGGAGAATCTGCTTATATTCACGAGCCGTGGGCAGTATTTCTTATTGCCGGTTCACCAGATTCCGGAATACAAATGGAAAGATGCCGGTACGGCCATCGTTAACGTGATTCAGGTACCGAAAGAGGATCACATCGTATCGGTCATTCCGGTTTCGAACTTTGAAGAAGAGGGCAAGTCGCTTGTGTTTGTCAGCCGCAAAGGTCAAGTGAAGCGCACAGAGCTCAAGGAGTATGTTACCAAGCGGGCTGGCGCTGTTGCTGCAGCCAAGGTCGCTGCGGAAGACAGCATTATCCAGGTCGTTGTGAGTGATAACAATAAAGATATTGTGCTAATCTCGAAAGAAGGGATGAGCATCCGGTTTAATGAGCAGGAAGTCAACGCGATGGGACGCGTTTCCGGCGGGGTTCGAGGAATTCAGCTCCGTGACGGGGATGAAGTCGTTGCGGCATTATGGGTGGAGAACGATGAGGGTGAGATTTTGACTATCACGGATCTTGGCTATGGCAAGCGCAGCTTGCTGTTGGATTACCAGACGCAAAGCCGCGGCGGAAAAGGCATGGCTACGTTTGAGTTTAAGGAAGGCAAGCGGGTGAAGCCTAACGGCAGCGCCATTGTCGGAGCTTTCTATTGCCGTGAACCGCTGCAGATTATGGCGTACAGCGAAGACGGGCAAGCCCATCTGATTCACACCGAAAAAGTTCCGATCGCGGAACGTAAATCGATAGGCAAACTGCTTGCCGAAGTTGGCAAGCAAGGACGGATTGTCGATCTGGTAACTCTTCCGCATGCGGAGTCAGGTAAAGAAAGTTAA
- a CDS encoding MarR family transcriptional regulator, protein MHTAEFAKVWSKLAKDYKLHMEAGLAPTLTESQLMVLEVLAELKRMKPSDFIPYLATSPAAVTMLLDRMEKNGLIKRERDANDRRIVWVTISYKGREEYTRGLQVRDEYLSQILNRISSHNQQLLVYLLGKISTAPKEVLVEV, encoded by the coding sequence ATGCATACTGCCGAATTCGCCAAGGTGTGGTCCAAGCTGGCCAAGGATTATAAGCTCCATATGGAAGCCGGATTAGCACCGACATTGACGGAATCGCAACTGATGGTGCTGGAGGTGCTTGCTGAATTAAAGCGAATGAAACCTTCCGATTTCATTCCTTACCTGGCCACAAGTCCGGCAGCCGTAACCATGCTATTGGACCGGATGGAGAAGAATGGATTGATCAAACGGGAACGGGACGCGAATGACAGACGGATCGTCTGGGTGACGATTTCCTATAAAGGGCGTGAGGAATATACACGCGGATTACAGGTTAGGGATGAGTACCTTTCCCAAATTTTGAACCGCATATCCTCGCATAATCAGCAGCTGCTTGTCTATCTGTTAGGAAAGATTAGTACAGCTCCAAAGGAAGTTCTGGTTGAGGTATAA
- a CDS encoding GDSL-type esterase/lipase family protein has protein sequence MKSSAWIWRITASVSVIVTIVLIIGFMYAFKDINDPQGQPLLTGGGSEASEEETAPEQPGSDPSQPVLPQDLKVTAIGDSLAKGTGDNTGSGFVRRSVDQLNGDGRTASLLANLAINGMTTEALLPKLDDKGIQYALKQANVIMLSIGGNDIFQGSGLMDGAANSDELELEPAKLMAALPQASERLQAILEKIRAINPDARIVYIGLYHPFSDLEDLLIPGNIVVSAWNHSVMEIVNRDPNMTLVPTFDLFQHKLGEYLSSDHFHPNGEGYQAIADRIVEGML, from the coding sequence ATGAAATCATCTGCATGGATATGGCGAATCACTGCCTCCGTGTCGGTTATTGTAACGATTGTGCTCATTATCGGTTTTATGTATGCGTTCAAAGATATTAATGATCCGCAAGGACAGCCCTTGCTGACCGGTGGCGGATCCGAGGCGTCCGAAGAAGAGACAGCGCCGGAACAGCCGGGGAGCGATCCGTCACAACCGGTTTTGCCCCAAGATTTAAAGGTAACTGCGATTGGAGATTCACTGGCCAAGGGAACAGGGGACAACACCGGGAGCGGTTTTGTCCGCCGAAGCGTGGATCAATTAAATGGCGATGGACGAACAGCGAGCCTGCTGGCAAATCTGGCCATAAACGGAATGACCACCGAAGCACTGCTTCCCAAGCTGGATGACAAGGGAATACAGTATGCCTTGAAGCAAGCCAATGTGATTATGCTTTCGATCGGAGGCAATGATATATTTCAAGGCAGCGGGCTGATGGACGGGGCGGCGAATTCCGATGAGTTGGAGCTCGAACCTGCCAAGCTGATGGCCGCATTGCCGCAGGCCTCTGAACGCCTGCAGGCGATTCTGGAGAAGATTCGCGCCATTAATCCGGATGCCCGAATCGTTTATATCGGTCTCTATCATCCTTTTTCCGATTTGGAGGATTTGCTCATACCCGGCAATATCGTGGTCTCTGCCTGGAATCATTCGGTCATGGAGATTGTGAACCGGGATCCCAATATGACATTGGTCCCTACGTTTGATCTGTTTCAGCACAAGCTGGGCGAGTATCTGTCCTCGGACCATTTTCATCCGAACGGGGAAGGATATCAGGCTATTGCGGATCGAATTGTAGAGGGTATGCTCTAG